The sequence GGGCGACGACCAGGACCGTCGTGGTGCGGGCGACATCGGCGACCGTGTCGCGCAGCGCGGCTTCGTTGACCGCGTCGAGCTGGCTGGTGGCCTCGTCGAGGAGCAGCAGCCGGGGCCGCCGCAACAGGGCCCGGGCGATGGCGACGCGCTGGCGCTCACCGCCGGAGAGCTTGGTGCCGCGGTGGCCCACGAGGGTGTCCACGCCCTTCGGCAGCCGGTCGACGAGGGTGTCGAGCCGGGTGGTCCTGAGCGCGCGGAGCAGTTCGTCCTCTTCGGCGTCGGGGTTGCCGAGCAGGAGGTTGTCGCGGAGGCTGCCGGAGAGGACGGGCGCGTCCTGCTCCACGTATCCGATGGCCGACCGGAGCCCGGCGACGTCCCAGTCGGTGAGGTCGCGGCCGTCCAGCGCGATGGTCCCCTCGTCGGGGTCGTAGAACCGCTCGATGAGCGAGAACACGGTGGTCTTGCCCGCGCCCGAAGGTCCCACGAAGGCGGTCATGCCGCGCGGGGGAACGGCGAAGGTCACGCCGTGGTGGACGTACGGCAGGTCCTCCGCGTACCGGAAACGGACGTCGTCGAAGGCTATGGAGGCCGGTTCGGCACCGGGTCCGGGCAGTTGGGCGGCCTCGGCGGACGGCTCCGCGGGCAGTCGCCGCGCCTCCTCGATACGGGCCAGGGCGGCCGAGCCTGTCTGGTACTGGGCGACCGCGCCGACGACCTGCTGGATCGGCGACATCAGGTAGAAGACGTACAGCAGGAAGGCGACGAGGGTGCCGATGTCGATGGCCCCGGTCGCGACCCGTGCGCCGCCCACGGCGAGGACGGTGATGAAGGCGACCTGCATCGACAGGCCCGCCGTGTTCCCCGCCAGCGCCGACCACTTGGCGGCCCGGACGCTCTGCCGCCAGGACTCCTCGGCCGCCGCGTGCACGGCCTGCTCCTCGCGGTGCTCGGCGCCGGACGCCTTGATGGTCCGCAGCGCGCCCAGGGTCCGCTCCAACGAGGCGCCCATCGCCCCGACCGCGTCCTGGGCCAGCCGGCTGGCCCGGTTGATGCGCGGCACGATCACGCCGATCACCGTGCCCGCGCCCAGGACCACGCCCAGCGTGACGGCCGTCAGCACCGGGTCGACGAACCCCATCATCACCAGCGTGGCGAGCAGGGTGAGCCCGCCCGTGCCGAGACCCACCAGCGAGTCGGTGGTGACCTCCCGCAGCAGGGTGGTGTCCGAGGTGATCCGGGCCATCAGGTCACCGGGTTCGCTCTTGTCCACGGCGGATATCCGCAGCCGCAGCAGATGCGAGACGAGCCCCCGCCGCGCTCCGAGCACGACGGACTCGGCGGTGTACCGCAGCACGTACGAACCCAGCGCGCCGATCGCGGCGTTGGCGACGACCAGCGCCGACATGGCCACCAGCGCGCCGGTGATCGCGCGGTCGTGTCCCAGGTCGTCGATCAGCGTTCTGGCCACCAGCGGCAGCGCGAGACCGGCGGCCCCGGTCAGCAGCGACAGCACGGCACCGAGCAACAGCGTCCAGCGGTACGGGCGTACGTAGGCGAGGAGCAGCCGCCACGACGGTGTGGCTGCCGGATCGGGCGGCTGGGACTGCGGCACGGTACTCCCCCTGGGACGGTCGGCTTCCCTTCCGCTCCGGCCGGTGTCTCGCCCGAAGTGGAAGGGGTACGAGAAGTATCGCCGACGCCACTGACAGAGCCGCGGGGGATTCCCGCTGAGCGGTCCGACGGCAGGCACGAGCTGCACTCGCCGTGCGGGGATGCCGCCTCGCGGGCTCTACGGCGTCCGGACCGCGCCGGGCGGCTCCGACCCGGGGCCGGCGTCGGTGTCGGCACCGATGTCGGTGCCGGAGCCGATGTCGGTCAGCCGCAGCACGCTGCCCTCGCCGTTCGCCGAGACCA is a genomic window of Streptomyces sp. NBC_00414 containing:
- a CDS encoding ABC transporter ATP-binding protein: MPQSQPPDPAATPSWRLLLAYVRPYRWTLLLGAVLSLLTGAAGLALPLVARTLIDDLGHDRAITGALVAMSALVVANAAIGALGSYVLRYTAESVVLGARRGLVSHLLRLRISAVDKSEPGDLMARITSDTTLLREVTTDSLVGLGTGGLTLLATLVMMGFVDPVLTAVTLGVVLGAGTVIGVIVPRINRASRLAQDAVGAMGASLERTLGALRTIKASGAEHREEQAVHAAAEESWRQSVRAAKWSALAGNTAGLSMQVAFITVLAVGGARVATGAIDIGTLVAFLLYVFYLMSPIQQVVGAVAQYQTGSAALARIEEARRLPAEPSAEAAQLPGPGAEPASIAFDDVRFRYAEDLPYVHHGVTFAVPPRGMTAFVGPSGAGKTTVFSLIERFYDPDEGTIALDGRDLTDWDVAGLRSAIGYVEQDAPVLSGSLRDNLLLGNPDAEEDELLRALRTTRLDTLVDRLPKGVDTLVGHRGTKLSGGERQRVAIARALLRRPRLLLLDEATSQLDAVNEAALRDTVADVARTTTVLVVAHRLSTVTMADRIVVMDAGKVRAVGTHRELVAGDPLYAELAATQFLAADDDTRTPQSV